The following is a genomic window from Rutidosis leptorrhynchoides isolate AG116_Rl617_1_P2 chromosome 8, CSIRO_AGI_Rlap_v1, whole genome shotgun sequence.
TAATCTTCATACTTTTTACTATTACCATCAGTACCTAAAGGCTCTTTATATTCATGTTGTATCAAATCCCACATTCTAGGATCAAGGCCTCTAATGTAATTCATAAACCTAGACCTCCATCTAAtgtaatcatttgtattatcaagtcTAGGAGCACGATTGGCACTGCCTGATTCACTATCAGATAGTAAAATGTTTTGAACGCCGGAAGTAATTGCCATTGCCTGATCAGACATCGTTAAAATTAATTAAGGTTGAATCTGATCCAAAGTCGGTCGACTGTTGGtgacagtcggtcgatgaacaggTACAGTCGGTTGATTGTCAATGGTTAATCGGTCGAAGTTCTGTTTACATTTAGTCAAATGGTAGTACTTTTCTCAATCGGTCGATGTTCCTTCAATCGGTCGGTTTAGaacttaagtcggtcggtttagaacttaagtcggtcggtttagcatatgtcggtcggtttaaagacaatcggtcgaactaatgacaatcggtcgaaattcacgaaaatcggtcgattgtctcctaagtcggtcgactgtacTTTCTTTCAGAGCTAGAATCCAAAAATCAGGTTTTTGACTTCTAAACGATTTCAAGCTCAATTTTCGAACTAAAACTATTGACCAACACCTTAAGCAACTTAGAATGACTTCTGTAAACACTCTAAAGCAATTAAAACCAAAGGTTTAACGTAAAAGTATACAAAAttcaatccaaaaccaatttttgacccaaaaatataccaagaactcgtttaaaacaattgattcagcaagcaagctctgataccactttgtagacgctgtgaaaggatcttagaatcaacctaacatgatctagaggcggaattacactagaacgagcttaaacgaatatctatgggtttttgggttcgtacaagtcaaaccaagattagatcttgataaacacgaagcctagactgacattttgtggtatttggacatgaagattgagagagactcgacctgaaactgtttgtatgtataaaaatatgcaGAGTGATTAACCAAAATAATGAAGATTAACTTGGCTTAAATACttcagttcctatgtcggtcgactgtggatgacagtcggtcgactgactatgtcagtcggccgactgttgagtgatattacgaattatatttaaacatttacaaatataaaataacacatcgacaatcaacgtttaacaatattacaggttacaacatgatcgaataaaacgttaaagttcatggaactagggattacaaaatatgcactaacagtTATTTTTGGTTTGTGTTTTGAACTATCGGATTCTGATTTCCTGTTGCTGTTtgatgaatgtttttttttttttttttttattagaatGTCTTTGATTTTGCTGTTAAATGTGCTATGTTGTTGTGTATTAGAATTGTTTTGTGTTATGTCGAATATAAAAAGACGACTTACAGGTAGTTATAGTGTTAGTGTTCGTGGTGACCCTTCTGATGTTTGTGCAGGTACTATACTCCCTTCTGTTTCGTCACAACAAATATCAAGTAAGTATTTCTTGCACCGTGCTAATCGTTTGATTAGCTCTGGTGTATCTGTAACTGCCGACAATGCTAATGCCAATCGACATGTTGTTGGGTCTACTTGTTATAACTCCGCTGCAATTGAAACTCCATTTGTAATTATTTCTTCTGTTGCATCTATGTTTACTTTATCGTATGCTCCTGGACAAACttggcaatttcattattgttgacGACCACGACTAAAGGTATGTTCTACGTTGTAGTCTAAGGAGGTTCTTACTATTATATTTTGTGACATGTTCAAATGATGTTATGTTGTATGTTATACATGTTCAAATTTATTTTTttgatatattttataattttggtACTTTAAGTACACACCTACCATCATCTTGCGACAATGATCGGTTCATAACTACATTTTTATAAAACATACCTTATTGAAGCTAAAGAAACCAACAATACTAAGAAAAAGAAAGAGTAGCAAACACCAAAAACAATACACACAACTCAGGATCTCAACTTTTTTGTAACCATATAATGTAGACATATTCCAAACATACTCCCAACATTGCTATTAAGCATGACTTTGTCAATGTTGTAACCATTTTGGAAATGTATCGGGATGTCAATATGTATAACGTAACTTAGCTGCAGCAACGCCCCGACTCTCATCTAGTTGTAATCATTGTTCATGTATGTAATCATGGGTCTTCTTGTGCTTTAATGTGCAACTATTTTAAGTTTCATGTGCCCTGAATGTTGGTGCAAGGAACGAAACGGTCATTGCAAAAGTGTTAACAAAATGAGATTGGAGAAATATTGATGAGAATCTATTCTTTTTGTGAACAACATAATCTTGAAGCTTTGAATATGGATGAAGTTTATATTATGTCAAGAAATCGGAAGGCTAACTTTACCAATCGCCATTATTTCAAGGTTGATATCTTTAATGTCGTTTTAGATATGTAAATTCAAGAATTTGGTGATCGTTTTGGTGAGATAAGCACTGAATTGCTTTCTAATATATCCGTTTGAGCCCACGTGATTCATTTTCTATGTTTGTAAAGAACAGTTGATGAATTTAAGTAAGATGTATCCATTTGATTTTACTCATATGGAAAGGGAACTACTTGAGGGTGAACTCGAAATATATTATGACATTATACAACATGATGAGAAATTTGCTAGTTTGAATGGGATCACCGAGCTTTCTAGATTAATGGTGgaaccggaaaaaaaaattcatatcGTTATGTGTATCGACTATTAAAGTTAGCTTTAGTTTTGCCCGTTGCAACTGCTACCGTTGAAAGATGTTTTTCTGCAATGAAGCTTGTGAAATCTAAATTACGAAACCGAATGGGTGACCGTTTTTTGAACGATTGTTTAATTGGTGCTATAGAAAAAGGACTTCTCAATGTTAAAGATGAAGCCGTGATGAAGCGTTTTCAAAAGATGGAAAATCGTAGAGGACAACTAAATTAACTAGTAGTTAACTTGTTTTCTTCTTGTAACGAAACacttttattgttaatattattattgttaatattaaattaatattaaatattaattaatattattgtattaatGTGCTACAACTCACTATAAATCCTAGATCCGCCActctgtgtgtgtgtgtatatatatatatatatatatatatatatatatatatatatatatatatatatatatatatatatatatatatatatatatatatatatatatatatatatatattcttttaatCCAGATGGAAACATTTTTATAGGGGGAAAGTGAGGGAAGCAAATTTTattcgtttttttgaatttttattttgtcaaacattaagatcacatgaaaatatgaacatttaaaaagatactttgtaatgaatgttattattttggagggaaaacgctcgaaaaataaatgataacatgcaatcatatgtagtgttttaattaaAGTATTTtttaggggttagaaattagggtttataaattagggtttataaattaaGGTTtaggggtttagaaattagggtttagattgaatttttaacacgaacggtttagagtttaggttttaaaatttagggttagggttttgggtttagggactaaactcaaaaccctaaaccaaaaatcctaaactctaaatcggactaaatttaaaataaaaaactTCACTTAAGATGAAAAAAAAAACGATGAaaataaactctaattaaaacattactcattATGAGTGTTATCATTTATTTATTCAagcgttttcccaccaaaataataatattcatcacatAATTACTAGAATACAATCAACTGGAATAGAAGAATAAGCAATTGTACCTTTAATGTATTGAAGAGGATAAAGATAAAAGACACAAGTTGTTGTAACAAAAGTAATTGTTTGTCGCCTTAGGAAAGAATGAAGAATGGAAAAAATAAAAATAGCGCTTAGGGTTTGAAATTAGAAGGTcatcctcacacaccacttttttatCCATTTACAACTAATTACCTATTTTACTCTTAATGATACTTactataataatataagttcaactccaTATATTAATTTAAAGGTATAACTGTAAATTTATGTGATAAAAGTATaaatggatcaaaaagtggtgtgtgaagaTCAACGTGTAAAAGGGAAAAACTAAAATACTAAAGTGTTTTTGGATTGTCTTACACTTTTTCTTTTTACCTTTATCCTTACTTCCCAACTTTCATTTTTTCTGTCACTGTCCATACCCCAAAAATATGTCCCTACCCCATAAATAGAACACCAAATAGGGTAGAACTACTTACCCTTTCGTGAGGGAAGTTTTGACTAATAACTAATTGTAACATTACTCTCTTTGAATTCTGTACTTTTATTATGTATGCCTTTTTCCTTTCACATTAAGTATTCAATATATATAAGAAAGAAAATGTCTCTAATAGTCATGCTTTTCTCAATCAAATATACTCCACTAAACAATTTTTTATCGAATACGAAACTCCACAGTATATAAATGCGCATACACGTCTAATGCCGTGTTAAATATTACAGTACTTGAATACACATAAAATATGGAAATACATAAATACACATATTATCGCGGTTCAAAAGTATAAGTACAACACATGTTCAAAAGTTTAGCGCATTTGTCTTTGCAAAAAGTAAACATACAAACATGAATTCAATTTACAGACCGGTCATTATACTTCTTTAATACAGATTCTTCTAATTACCCAGCCTCCCACCATTTTTCTACTCTCTTATATAGATGATAAATCATATCGGGAAAGTGCTCATGTAACTCTTTCGCCATCAACTCTTGCTTCCAACCGAACCCATGTTTTAGTGCCGA
Proteins encoded in this region:
- the LOC139864585 gene encoding uncharacterized protein translates to MYPFDFTHMERELLEGELEIYYDIIQHDEKFASLNGITELSRLMLALVLPVATATVERCFSAMKLVKSKLRNRMGDRFLNDCLIGAIEKGLLNVKDEAVMKRFQKMENRRGQLN